A single window of Balaenoptera acutorostrata chromosome X, mBalAcu1.1, whole genome shotgun sequence DNA harbors:
- the SLC25A14 gene encoding brain mitochondrial carrier protein 1 isoform X1, translating into MGIFPGIILIFLRVKFATAAVIVSGHQKSATVSHEMSGLNWKPFVYGGLASIVAEFGTFPVDLTKTRLQVQGQSIDVRFKEIKYRGMFHALFRIYKEEGVLALYSGIAPALLRQASYGTIKIGIYQSLKRLFVERLEDETLLINMICGVVSGVISSTIANPTDVLKIRMQAQGSLFQGSMIGSFIDIYQQEGTRGLWRGVVPTAQRAAIVVGVELPVYDITKKHLILSGVMGDTILTHFVSSFTCGLAGALASNPVDVVRTRMMNQRAIVGHVDLYKGTLDGILKMWKHEGFFALYKGFWPNWLRLGPWNIIFFITYEQLKRLQI; encoded by the exons ATGGGTATCTTTCCCGGAATAATCCTAATTTTTCTAAGGGTGAAGTTTGCAACGGCGGCCGTGATTGTAAGCGGA caCCAGAAAAGTGCCACTGTAAGCCATGAGATGTCTGGTCTGAATTGGAAACCCTTCGTATATGGCGGCCTTGCCTCTATTGTTGCTGAGTTTG GAACTTTCCCTGTGGACCTGACCAAAACGCGACTTCAGGTTCAAGGCCAAAGTATTGATGTCCGCTTCAAAGAGATAAAATACCGAGGAATGTTTCATGCCTTGTTCCGAATCTATAAGGAAGAAGGTGTATTGGCTCTGTATTCAGG AATTGCTCCTGCTTTACTAAGACAGGCATCATATGGCACCATTAAAATTGGCATTTACCAGAGCTTGAAGAGATTATTTGTAGAACGTTTAGAAG atgaaactcTTTTAATTAATATGATATGTGGGGTAGTGTCAGGAGTGATATCTTCCACTATAGCCAATCCCACCGATGTGCTAAAG ATTCGAATGCAGGCTCAAGGAAGCTTGTTCCAAGGCAGCATGATTGGCAGCTTCATTGATATATACCAACAAGAAGGTACCAGGGGTCTGTGGAGG GGTGTTGTCCCAACTGCTCAGCGGGCTGCCATCGTTGTGGGAGTAGAGCTACCAGTCTATGACATTACAAAGAAGCACTTAATATTGtcaggggtgatgggagacaCAATCTTAACTCACTTTGT TTCCAGCTTTACGTGCGGCTTGGCTGGGGCTCTGGCTTCCAATCCAGTTGATGTGGTTCGAACTCGCATGATGAACCAGAGGGCAATTGTGGGACATGTGGACCTCTACAAGGGCACTTTGGATGGTATTTTAAAG ATGTGGAAACATGAGGGCTTTTTTGCACTCTATAAAGGATTTTGGCCAAACTGGCTTCGACTTGGACCCTGGAACATCATT TTTTTTATTACGTACGAGCAGCTCAAGAGGCTTCAAATCTAA
- the SLC25A14 gene encoding brain mitochondrial carrier protein 1 isoform X2, with amino-acid sequence MSGLNWKPFVYGGLASIVAEFGTFPVDLTKTRLQVQGQSIDVRFKEIKYRGMFHALFRIYKEEGVLALYSGIAPALLRQASYGTIKIGIYQSLKRLFVERLEDETLLINMICGVVSGVISSTIANPTDVLKIRMQAQGSLFQGSMIGSFIDIYQQEGTRGLWRGVVPTAQRAAIVVGVELPVYDITKKHLILSGVMGDTILTHFVSSFTCGLAGALASNPVDVVRTRMMNQRAIVGHVDLYKGTLDGILKMWKHEGFFALYKGFWPNWLRLGPWNIIFFITYEQLKRLQI; translated from the exons ATGTCTGGTCTGAATTGGAAACCCTTCGTATATGGCGGCCTTGCCTCTATTGTTGCTGAGTTTG GAACTTTCCCTGTGGACCTGACCAAAACGCGACTTCAGGTTCAAGGCCAAAGTATTGATGTCCGCTTCAAAGAGATAAAATACCGAGGAATGTTTCATGCCTTGTTCCGAATCTATAAGGAAGAAGGTGTATTGGCTCTGTATTCAGG AATTGCTCCTGCTTTACTAAGACAGGCATCATATGGCACCATTAAAATTGGCATTTACCAGAGCTTGAAGAGATTATTTGTAGAACGTTTAGAAG atgaaactcTTTTAATTAATATGATATGTGGGGTAGTGTCAGGAGTGATATCTTCCACTATAGCCAATCCCACCGATGTGCTAAAG ATTCGAATGCAGGCTCAAGGAAGCTTGTTCCAAGGCAGCATGATTGGCAGCTTCATTGATATATACCAACAAGAAGGTACCAGGGGTCTGTGGAGG GGTGTTGTCCCAACTGCTCAGCGGGCTGCCATCGTTGTGGGAGTAGAGCTACCAGTCTATGACATTACAAAGAAGCACTTAATATTGtcaggggtgatgggagacaCAATCTTAACTCACTTTGT TTCCAGCTTTACGTGCGGCTTGGCTGGGGCTCTGGCTTCCAATCCAGTTGATGTGGTTCGAACTCGCATGATGAACCAGAGGGCAATTGTGGGACATGTGGACCTCTACAAGGGCACTTTGGATGGTATTTTAAAG ATGTGGAAACATGAGGGCTTTTTTGCACTCTATAAAGGATTTTGGCCAAACTGGCTTCGACTTGGACCCTGGAACATCATT TTTTTTATTACGTACGAGCAGCTCAAGAGGCTTCAAATCTAA